In Flavobacteriales bacterium, a single genomic region encodes these proteins:
- a CDS encoding DUF4832 domain-containing protein encodes MKTLNLLLLKVFCGILFSIIPIQTCLAQSNFSIQYSGIAPADISPFQTNKLGNIAISNPERGFSIRAGVIDIYSQTDFPDSNYFENISGNYPNPRIPLNSYLGNFENDGISLVETELYIHYKDSLQNNTASLSSSDLLKPKNEILPILESHGLKMHLILNSSFEYQKNGSDGVSSVLSNNGVRLNRNIAYLQESQTLFSELNTHTALVHLGWINHPWDFNHYRLSGHWKRSNFEMGINYPIGKIKRDIEYSNYHGTKRKSTQRSSWGQVHGEASAWEFQSSINHLKKNILNKTLSIFPTQKILLKSTYAIAQHIGNSIGVTVPYGATYPVNNMHNTMLGPFNTGITHDSVKNLKDEQNFLRFGYYDHAFGGDTYDSYWTICNGKAQEITWTSDMPTTIGIDWANNLSHTDAFNLRYYRQNLWMHGEMPTYETPDPINNVSHNPSAWFTSSFNRNFSYLFHWYESTTGIKNPQYDWETHEGMCSGKLQDGFYSALKLRYFNYTSFNITHNNLLDGRSPYEMPDGYTLPPDSLDMQALTGAGIPKKDSTAISQWKKRTLSKVELEQFGMPISDRYFKNKTGNDTTRSAYEYIRDHLGYRLELQKTDFIFNTDHLMIKTDLINRGFAAPQNKRALYFVILDENDEVVLSTKTHYDWRNWQPDTFAIPMLNYHNVGVSGIPSLDSLVIGGIPLGDQGTSWHHNPINTSYKPIVYSLKDTFNLAGLPHAYYQLGIVLPDPETSLHDKPKYAVRFANQAKYIPCSAITVLGSFWTGTNTFSDKDADGIMDSDDNAPLNPIQLAQNPITNPNTNCSLPFYLEVAKQENIHNKTTNLLEIRNKTILAPEQTTKLEIYSLAGKLVKGNRQNTISIEGILPGFYLVKYYIDGKYFAEKMVIK; translated from the coding sequence ATGAAGACTCTTAACCTACTCCTCCTCAAGGTTTTTTGCGGAATATTATTTTCAATAATTCCCATCCAAACCTGCCTAGCTCAAAGTAATTTTAGTATCCAATATTCTGGAATTGCCCCAGCAGACATCTCTCCTTTTCAAACAAATAAACTGGGAAATATTGCCATTTCTAATCCCGAACGTGGTTTTAGTATCAGAGCCGGTGTGATTGATATTTATTCTCAAACAGATTTCCCAGATAGCAACTATTTTGAAAATATTTCTGGGAACTATCCAAATCCTAGAATTCCCTTGAACTCTTATCTCGGTAATTTTGAAAATGATGGAATTAGCCTTGTGGAAACAGAACTTTATATACATTATAAAGACAGTTTACAAAATAATACTGCAAGTTTATCAAGCTCAGACTTATTGAAACCTAAAAACGAAATCCTTCCCATTCTAGAAAGTCATGGATTAAAAATGCACTTAATTTTAAATTCTTCTTTTGAGTATCAAAAAAATGGAAGCGATGGCGTAAGTTCTGTTTTGAGCAACAATGGCGTGAGGCTCAATAGAAATATTGCTTATCTCCAGGAATCACAAACATTATTCAGTGAATTAAACACGCATACTGCACTGGTTCATTTAGGATGGATCAATCATCCATGGGATTTTAATCATTATCGATTAAGTGGACACTGGAAAAGAAGTAATTTCGAAATGGGAATCAACTACCCCATTGGAAAAATAAAAAGAGATATTGAGTATTCAAACTATCATGGTACAAAACGAAAAAGTACACAAAGATCTTCTTGGGGACAAGTGCATGGAGAAGCAAGTGCATGGGAGTTCCAATCATCTATCAATCATCTAAAAAAGAATATCTTAAATAAAACACTATCCATATTTCCAACACAAAAAATACTCTTAAAATCCACCTATGCCATCGCACAACATATTGGAAATTCTATAGGAGTTACAGTTCCTTATGGAGCGACATATCCTGTAAATAATATGCATAATACCATGCTCGGTCCTTTTAACACAGGAATAACACATGATAGTGTAAAAAACCTTAAAGACGAACAAAATTTTCTCAGATTTGGTTATTATGATCATGCTTTTGGAGGAGATACTTATGACTCCTACTGGACGATTTGCAATGGAAAAGCACAAGAAATAACCTGGACCAGTGATATGCCTACGACTATTGGAATAGACTGGGCTAATAATTTATCGCATACAGATGCCTTTAATTTAAGGTACTATCGTCAAAATCTTTGGATGCATGGTGAAATGCCTACTTATGAAACACCAGACCCAATAAATAATGTTTCCCACAATCCTTCGGCATGGTTTACTTCGTCTTTTAATAGGAATTTCTCCTATCTTTTTCATTGGTATGAATCTACAACTGGGATAAAAAACCCACAATATGACTGGGAAACTCATGAAGGAATGTGTAGCGGAAAGCTTCAAGATGGTTTTTACAGTGCCCTAAAACTAAGATATTTCAATTATACCAGCTTTAATATCACTCACAACAACCTGCTTGATGGAAGAAGTCCTTATGAAATGCCTGATGGTTATACTCTTCCTCCAGATTCCTTAGATATGCAAGCCTTAACGGGAGCTGGAATTCCTAAAAAAGATAGTACAGCGATTAGTCAATGGAAAAAAAGAACCTTGAGCAAAGTAGAGCTTGAGCAATTTGGAATGCCCATTTCCGACCGATATTTTAAAAACAAGACGGGAAATGACACCACAAGAAGTGCTTATGAATACATTAGAGATCATTTAGGATATCGTTTGGAACTTCAAAAAACGGATTTCATTTTCAATACAGATCACTTAATGATCAAAACAGACCTAATTAATAGAGGTTTTGCTGCTCCACAAAATAAAAGAGCGCTTTATTTTGTAATTCTTGATGAAAACGATGAAGTGGTGCTTTCTACTAAGACACACTATGATTGGAGAAATTGGCAACCAGATACCTTTGCCATTCCTATGCTCAACTATCATAATGTGGGCGTATCAGGAATCCCTTCATTAGATAGTCTCGTTATTGGTGGTATTCCGCTTGGAGACCAAGGTACATCTTGGCATCATAACCCCATTAACACCAGCTACAAACCTATTGTTTATTCTCTAAAAGATACTTTTAACTTAGCGGGTTTACCTCATGCTTATTACCAACTTGGAATCGTATTACCAGATCCCGAAACCTCTTTGCATGACAAACCCAAATATGCCGTAAGATTTGCCAACCAAGCTAAGTATATTCCATGTTCTGCCATTACTGTTTTAGGGAGTTTCTGGACAGGAACAAACACTTTTTCGGATAAAGATGCGGATGGAATAATGGACAGCGATGATAATGCGCCACTAAACCCCATACAACTTGCCCAAAACCCTATAACCAATCCAAACACGAATTGTAGCTTACCCTTTTATCTAGAAGTAGCAAAACAAGAAAACATTCACAATAAAACAACCAATTTATTAGAAATAAGAAACAAAACGATCTTGGCTCCTGAGCAAACTACAAAACTAGAAATCTATTCTTTAGCAGGTAAATTAGTAAAAGGAAATAGACAAAACACCATAAGTATAGAGGGTATTCTACCCGGATTTTACTTAGTAAAATATTATATAGACGGGAAATACTTTGCAGAGAAAATGGTAATCAAGTAG
- a CDS encoding UbiA family prenyltransferase has translation MRWTNLSLMAFFIISFHFVAFPKFIEHSFFTDFDFFLLAFSFILSTGTGYFINDFYDQQIDQINKQKNFIFGMQKRVVWLYWFFLNSISILLVSWVLHKQNHLELILVYFFALWLLWLYSARLKRCFFWGNFTVSFLIAFMIIFLIPFYDIYFQNKLQSVILPYLFWLSSLAFLLNLAREIIKDYEDIEGDQKEKARTIPIILGKKKSKGIILGILILCILINIIYFVSKDQWLNALLFSLIISLNFPFLYKLSDTKGAKKLSLTLKISMFMGIVSGIFFISN, from the coding sequence ATGCGCTGGACAAATTTGTCTTTAATGGCGTTTTTTATAATTTCCTTTCATTTTGTGGCATTTCCGAAATTTATAGAACACTCCTTCTTTACGGATTTTGATTTTTTCTTACTCGCTTTTTCATTTATTCTCAGTACAGGTACAGGATATTTTATCAATGATTTTTATGACCAGCAAATAGACCAAATAAACAAACAAAAGAATTTCATTTTTGGAATGCAAAAACGAGTGGTTTGGCTTTATTGGTTTTTTCTGAATTCAATAAGTATTTTACTTGTTTCTTGGGTACTCCATAAGCAAAACCATCTTGAACTTATTCTAGTTTACTTTTTCGCTCTTTGGCTACTTTGGCTCTATTCGGCACGTTTAAAACGCTGTTTTTTTTGGGGAAATTTTACGGTGAGTTTTCTTATTGCTTTCATGATTATTTTTTTGATTCCATTTTATGATATTTATTTCCAAAACAAACTACAAAGCGTCATTCTTCCCTATCTTTTCTGGTTAAGCTCCTTAGCATTTCTTTTAAATTTAGCAAGAGAAATTATCAAAGATTATGAGGACATCGAAGGAGACCAAAAAGAAAAAGCACGTACAATTCCTATTATTTTAGGCAAAAAAAAATCGAAAGGAATTATTTTAGGAATATTAATTCTCTGCATTTTAATCAATATCATTTATTTTGTTTCAAAAGACCAATGGCTCAATGCACTTTTATTTTCTTTGATCATTAGTCTCAATTTTCCCTTTTTATATAAACTCTCTGACACAAAAGGAGCAAAAAAACTCTCATTAACTCTTAAAATAAGTATGTTTATGGGGATTGTCAGTGGTATTTTTTTTATTTCAAACTAA
- a CDS encoding DUF2797 domain-containing protein, producing the protein MMKKGNIRKLEVRLDGNQVCYSLRLYDVLDAQKEVIDFNELVSRNIKISFTGNIHCVITGKKIPKAYGEGMSWDAFQTSPMADQSIVKPELSTAHLGIPRRDYDWELKNHVVPHFVYLSFTSDFKVGVTRYSQIPTRWIDQGAIAAVKIAETPYRQAAGLIEVALKDFVKDKTNWRNMIKNQSFDLKEMEAIRNKLIAKIPSDFEPFVLKNEPIQILDFPILTPLQKVSSMKLDKTPVIEGKLIGIKGQYLLFEDQKVMNMRAHTAYEIEIEY; encoded by the coding sequence ATGATGAAGAAAGGAAATATTAGAAAACTAGAAGTGCGCTTGGATGGAAATCAAGTTTGCTACTCATTGAGATTGTATGATGTTTTGGATGCTCAAAAAGAAGTTATTGATTTTAATGAATTAGTTTCAAGGAATATAAAAATTAGCTTTACAGGAAATATTCATTGTGTGATAACTGGTAAAAAGATTCCCAAAGCTTATGGAGAAGGAATGTCTTGGGATGCTTTTCAAACTTCACCTATGGCAGATCAAAGTATTGTAAAACCAGAACTCTCTACAGCTCATTTAGGAATTCCTCGTCGTGATTATGATTGGGAACTAAAAAATCATGTAGTACCACATTTTGTTTATTTGAGTTTTACCTCAGATTTTAAGGTAGGTGTTACAAGGTATTCTCAAATTCCTACCCGATGGATTGATCAAGGTGCAATAGCCGCAGTGAAAATAGCTGAAACACCTTATCGTCAGGCAGCAGGGCTTATAGAAGTCGCTTTAAAAGATTTTGTAAAAGACAAAACAAACTGGCGGAATATGATTAAAAACCAGTCTTTTGATCTCAAAGAAATGGAGGCCATACGTAATAAGTTAATTGCGAAAATACCTTCAGATTTTGAGCCATTTGTATTAAAAAATGAACCGATACAAATACTGGATTTTCCCATTTTAACACCTTTACAAAAAGTAAGTTCTATGAAACTCGATAAAACTCCCGTGATCGAGGGGAAATTAATAGGAATAAAAGGGCAATACTTACTTTTTGAAGACCAGAAAGTAATGAATATGCGTGCGCATACGGCTTATGAAATTGAAATTGAATATTAA
- a CDS encoding polysaccharide biosynthesis C-terminal domain-containing protein has translation MNIRAFIKQFRNRAGASIFSATVLSRGFSFLGSWIAYQFIDEKELGVALFAFTIVNFLMPLTGLGLEQSLLRYATLTKDQEEKERLYHFTVKKGAWLVVLQYVLTVLISFLIPFEFSNTPFYLAVLGLIFISYYYFELLQIRFRLFHQNDLFAQAEKSRAFLQILFISFGSYFFGAIGFVSSFVLSSFITWWIFKQKIKEKKNKNQPKTLINRKYWSYGLFASLAGVATQLILSVDILMIGEILKDPEQVTYYRYAILLPFSLIFIPQVVSSTDFVLLTERIQDRKYIRGYIRSFMKLMSGISIGVILFFFFLGRKLLELIGPEMPQFFPLLMIISFGVVSVLIFRVFFSNMLSALGKMHVNFYINMIGIGMNIILNFLLIPKYGILGASITSTSVMWLTSLITYFWFRRAYANGSQGAERLMKVEKND, from the coding sequence TTGAATATTCGAGCATTCATAAAGCAGTTTAGAAACAGGGCAGGAGCTTCTATATTTTCGGCTACAGTTCTTTCTCGTGGATTTTCGTTTTTGGGTTCTTGGATTGCTTATCAATTTATTGATGAAAAAGAACTTGGAGTTGCGCTCTTTGCCTTCACAATTGTCAATTTTTTGATGCCTTTAACGGGTTTAGGTTTAGAGCAGAGTCTATTGAGATATGCTACCTTAACAAAAGATCAAGAAGAGAAAGAAAGGCTCTATCATTTTACCGTGAAAAAGGGTGCTTGGTTAGTTGTTTTGCAATATGTTCTCACTGTTTTAATCAGTTTTCTCATTCCCTTTGAGTTCTCAAACACTCCTTTTTATTTAGCTGTTTTAGGGCTCATATTTATTAGCTATTATTATTTTGAACTCCTACAAATACGTTTTCGCCTTTTTCATCAAAATGATTTGTTTGCTCAAGCAGAAAAAAGTAGGGCTTTTTTACAAATTCTTTTTATCTCCTTTGGAAGCTACTTTTTTGGGGCGATTGGTTTTGTGAGTTCGTTTGTTTTATCATCTTTTATTACTTGGTGGATTTTTAAGCAAAAAATAAAAGAAAAGAAAAATAAGAATCAACCAAAAACTTTGATCAATAGGAAATATTGGAGTTATGGACTATTTGCAAGTCTTGCAGGTGTTGCTACTCAGCTTATTTTATCAGTAGATATCTTAATGATAGGTGAAATACTGAAAGACCCTGAGCAAGTTACCTATTATCGATATGCTATTTTATTGCCATTTAGTCTTATTTTTATTCCTCAAGTGGTTTCCAGTACAGATTTTGTTTTGCTCACAGAACGAATTCAAGACCGAAAATATATTCGAGGTTATATCCGATCCTTTATGAAACTCATGAGTGGTATTTCCATTGGGGTAATCTTATTTTTCTTTTTTTTGGGGAGAAAATTATTAGAACTCATCGGTCCAGAAATGCCTCAGTTTTTTCCACTTTTGATGATTATTTCTTTTGGAGTTGTTTCGGTACTAATTTTTAGAGTTTTTTTTAGTAATATGCTTTCTGCTTTAGGAAAAATGCATGTGAATTTTTATATCAATATGATCGGAATAGGGATGAATATCATACTTAATTTCTTATTGATCCCTAAATATGGAATTCTTGGAGCTTCTATAACTTCAACATCGGTCATGTGGCTAACTTCTCTAATTACCTATTTTTGGTTTAGAAGAGCTTATGCAAACGGTAGCCAAGGGGCTGAAAGGTTAATGAAGGTAGAAAAAAATGATTAA
- a CDS encoding formimidoylglutamase — protein MIKKEKKSKSMKTDIKIIGFPDHEGVQNVGGRIGAGKGPFSFEIFFKKLNGDKNFQELKNQINHIEFEGLNLEEKHQKVVEIISKTTQDNSPTIAVGGGHDFIYSYTKGIAQNKKVSVINIDPHLDMRPYEECFTSGSPFRRLINEDVLDTQNLVEYGIQTQANAPELFSYAEENSVDIVNYSKISEQNFIQLFEEKLNKLSESSDEVILSLDLDMIQAAFAPGVSAPAVEGFSPEQVRKLIEKAHEFPKVKHLGIFELNPVLDIDDRTARLAAYLAYHFIMN, from the coding sequence ATGATTAAGAAAGAAAAAAAGAGTAAGTCTATGAAAACTGATATCAAAATAATAGGTTTCCCAGACCATGAAGGAGTTCAAAATGTGGGAGGAAGAATAGGAGCCGGTAAGGGACCTTTTTCTTTTGAAATATTTTTTAAGAAATTGAATGGAGATAAAAATTTTCAAGAGCTTAAAAATCAAATAAATCATATAGAATTTGAGGGCTTGAACCTTGAAGAAAAACATCAAAAAGTGGTGGAGATTATTTCTAAAACTACTCAGGATAACTCTCCAACAATTGCCGTAGGAGGTGGGCACGATTTTATTTATTCTTACACCAAAGGAATTGCTCAAAATAAAAAAGTATCGGTAATCAATATTGATCCGCATCTTGATATGCGTCCTTATGAGGAATGCTTTACAAGTGGAAGTCCTTTTAGAAGGTTGATTAATGAAGACGTGTTGGACACACAGAATTTAGTGGAGTATGGAATTCAAACCCAAGCAAACGCACCAGAACTTTTTTCTTATGCCGAAGAGAACTCTGTTGATATTGTAAATTACTCAAAGATCTCGGAACAGAATTTTATTCAACTTTTTGAAGAGAAGCTTAATAAACTTTCGGAGTCATCTGATGAAGTAATTTTGAGTTTAGATTTAGATATGATCCAGGCGGCATTTGCTCCAGGAGTTTCGGCACCCGCAGTAGAAGGTTTTTCCCCAGAGCAGGTGAGGAAACTCATAGAGAAAGCGCACGAATTTCCAAAAGTGAAGCATTTAGGGATCTTTGAATTAAATCCAGTTTTGGATATCGATGATCGCACTGCTCGATTAGCAGCATATTTGGCATATCATTTTATTATGAATTAA
- a CDS encoding polysaccharide deacetylase family protein yields MNKQKILSQTPLLLRKIYPNRIWRLNKNQPSLCITFDDGPTEEITEWVLDVLESFQIQALFFVIGKNVQNHLMIYQKILDKGHQVGNHTMNHADGWKVSKEEYVREVEACRKIVNSTLFRPPYGHLTKKQEQLLVTMNFQVIMWDVISFDFDNSLSGDQCLEILKNKVRNGSVIVFHDSQKAFERLKYCLPKFIEWALSNGYHFVPYEND; encoded by the coding sequence ATGAATAAACAGAAGATACTTTCGCAAACTCCACTTTTGCTCAGAAAAATTTATCCAAATCGTATTTGGAGATTAAATAAAAATCAGCCGTCCTTATGTATAACATTTGATGACGGACCCACTGAAGAAATTACCGAATGGGTGCTTGATGTTTTGGAATCATTCCAAATTCAAGCACTCTTTTTTGTGATTGGTAAAAACGTGCAAAATCACCTGATGATTTACCAAAAAATATTGGATAAAGGACATCAAGTAGGAAACCATACGATGAATCATGCAGATGGATGGAAAGTGAGCAAAGAAGAGTATGTTAGAGAGGTGGAGGCTTGTAGGAAAATAGTTAATTCCACTTTGTTTAGACCACCTTATGGTCATTTGACTAAAAAACAAGAACAGCTTTTAGTTACCATGAATTTTCAAGTGATCATGTGGGATGTTATTAGTTTTGATTTTGATAATAGTTTGAGTGGCGATCAGTGTTTGGAGATTCTTAAAAATAAAGTCAGAAATGGTTCTGTTATTGTTTTTCACGATTCTCAAAAAGCATTTGAAAGATTAAAATATTGTTTACCTAAATTCATAGAATGGGCATTATCAAATGGATATCATTTTGTGCCCTATGAGAATGATTGA
- a CDS encoding gliding motility-associated C-terminal domain-containing protein, whose protein sequence is MKKIISLLILLFIISINESKASHILGGEVYYECTGVQGTNRKYTVTAIMYKDCGPTSANFLNINLKAVKLGPSPSTVWTFNKSIDIIEDIDFSEVDDCVEFPTVCVQKGSYIIEDVLLPTSSHGILLSYSSGTLSSQITNIQTPNSINFACVTKIPKTSFNSCDDSPRFNNPPPTFFCEYANSVADLSVTDSTGDDSGEGAFAFRYNYHHPLRNDNGLPPYLNTMPFVTGYTAAYPIGSNPQMNHNTLTGLWQGTPTEIGKFMAGTTAYQIDANNDTVGYVQRVYRYLVADCNINVAIPGVVGGIEAISCGDTIVNFANNSINAENYTWIFDDGDSTSIEAPVHTFPGFGTYHVKLISYSDNIHCNDTTILPIVLEAPVESVININEPTQCLSRNNFNFNAITTSGQSSLTYVWDFGPAATNPSMTGKYISGISFNQAGTHQITLTTIYKECQTQTFAEITITEDDLAQITGPEFSCLPNEVTFSPSVINPNYEYTWYIDGQIFKQQEVSYYFSENKIGTFDIRLQVLDKSNGCSSEDFEPNYITTYKVPEVEYNISDTKISLEETVEIETGEDYGYDIKYKIIPPTGSNQPIHTFDTALTFEYTFLSEGDYQIIQTATNVYCESENLKIVNVGPRIVSPPNAFSPNGDKTNDFFVIEPYNNTNIILSIYDRWGNKVFRNDHYETCTEQNSANCWDGNSENGEFLESGTYYYVIELQNGYKRRGTVALFR, encoded by the coding sequence ATGAAAAAAATAATCTCTTTACTTATTCTACTATTTATTATAAGTATAAATGAATCAAAAGCTTCCCACATATTAGGTGGTGAAGTCTATTATGAGTGTACTGGAGTACAAGGTACTAACAGAAAATACACTGTCACAGCAATCATGTATAAAGACTGTGGACCCACTTCTGCTAATTTCTTAAATATCAACCTAAAAGCAGTAAAACTAGGTCCCTCACCATCGACTGTATGGACATTCAATAAAAGTATTGATATCATTGAAGATATTGATTTCTCCGAAGTGGATGACTGTGTAGAATTCCCAACAGTTTGTGTACAAAAAGGTTCTTATATTATAGAAGATGTTCTTTTACCCACATCTTCGCACGGAATTTTACTGTCTTATAGTAGCGGAACACTTTCATCACAAATCACCAATATTCAAACTCCAAATAGTATAAATTTCGCTTGCGTTACCAAAATTCCTAAAACCTCCTTTAATTCCTGTGACGATAGTCCACGATTTAACAACCCTCCTCCAACATTCTTTTGTGAATATGCGAACTCCGTTGCAGACTTATCTGTAACTGATTCCACGGGAGACGATTCAGGAGAAGGAGCCTTTGCATTTAGATATAACTATCATCATCCTCTAAGAAATGATAATGGTCTTCCTCCGTATTTAAACACCATGCCTTTTGTAACAGGTTATACAGCTGCTTACCCAATAGGCTCTAACCCACAAATGAACCATAATACATTAACAGGATTGTGGCAGGGAACTCCAACAGAAATAGGAAAATTTATGGCTGGAACAACGGCCTATCAAATAGACGCAAACAACGACACAGTTGGATATGTACAAAGAGTTTATCGTTATCTTGTTGCCGATTGTAATATTAATGTTGCCATTCCAGGAGTAGTTGGCGGAATTGAAGCCATTAGTTGTGGTGATACAATAGTGAATTTTGCAAATAATAGTATTAACGCAGAGAATTATACATGGATTTTTGATGATGGAGACTCCACGAGTATTGAAGCACCTGTACATACATTTCCAGGCTTTGGTACTTATCATGTTAAATTAATCTCTTATTCTGATAATATTCACTGTAATGACACAACGATACTTCCTATAGTACTTGAAGCTCCTGTAGAGAGTGTGATCAACATCAATGAGCCCACTCAATGTCTTTCTAGAAACAATTTCAATTTTAATGCGATAACTACTTCGGGGCAATCTAGCTTAACCTACGTATGGGACTTTGGACCCGCTGCAACAAATCCATCTATGACTGGAAAGTATATAAGCGGTATTTCTTTTAATCAAGCTGGGACACACCAAATAACACTTACCACAATTTATAAAGAATGTCAAACTCAAACTTTTGCAGAAATAACCATAACAGAAGATGATCTCGCTCAAATAACAGGTCCAGAGTTCTCTTGTTTACCAAATGAGGTAACATTCTCTCCTTCTGTTATAAATCCAAACTATGAATACACTTGGTATATAGACGGACAGATATTTAAACAGCAAGAAGTAAGCTATTACTTTTCTGAAAACAAAATCGGTACGTTTGATATAAGGCTACAAGTTTTAGACAAATCGAATGGTTGTTCATCAGAAGATTTTGAGCCAAACTATATTACGACATACAAAGTACCTGAGGTAGAATACAATATTTCTGACACAAAAATTTCTCTTGAAGAAACAGTAGAAATTGAAACAGGTGAAGATTATGGTTATGATATCAAGTATAAAATAATTCCTCCTACAGGATCGAATCAGCCAATACACACTTTTGACACAGCACTTACATTTGAATATACTTTCCTTTCAGAAGGAGATTACCAAATTATTCAAACAGCAACCAATGTTTACTGTGAATCTGAAAACTTAAAAATCGTAAATGTAGGACCGAGAATTGTCTCACCACCAAATGCCTTTTCTCCAAACGGAGACAAAACAAATGATTTTTTCGTTATAGAACCTTACAACAACACAAATATTATTCTATCAATTTATGACAGATGGGGGAATAAAGTGTTTAGAAATGATCATTATGAAACATGTACCGAACAAAATTCTGCGAACTGCTGGGATGGAAATAGTGAAAATGGTGAATTTCTTGAATCGGGAACCTATTACTATGTTATTGAACTACAAAACGGATACAAAAGAAGAGGAACAGTTGCTCTTTTTAGATAA